From a single Eleginops maclovinus isolate JMC-PN-2008 ecotype Puerto Natales chromosome 20, JC_Emac_rtc_rv5, whole genome shotgun sequence genomic region:
- the tfe3b gene encoding transcription factor E3b isoform X4, with translation MSSRVLLRQQLMREQAQEQERREAQQQASVSQLRASDSTPAISVTLPPNAPRPPPAQVPVEVLKVQTHLENPTKYHIQQAQRQQVKQYLSTTLGNNAVTQTMGVSPVPQSSSAPEAASHTASSAPNSPMALLNISSNKEEIDDVIDDIISLESSFNDDIISLIDSGLQLPSTLPGNLLDVYHSPGMAAPTLTASNSCPADLPQIKREITDVKAIMKERQKKDNHNLIERRRRFNINDRIKELGTLIPKSSDSEMRWNKGTILKASVDYIRKLQKEQQRAKDIDMRQKKLELANHSLILRIQELEMQARLHGLSHDPSQLQQQQQQQQQLPQSGQSLPPSGGGHSSQNLLDLGGVGQPLPTSFLSPPSSDSPVGVTISSPLDLGSLSFAELDDASASAFYPDVSLGDILMDDGCTLSPDRGGESFFSPLSPGASKASSRRSSLEMDEDL, from the exons ATGTCATCACGCGTGTTGCTTCGGCAGCAGTTGATGCGAGAACAAGCCCAGGAGCAGGAGAGACGTGAGGCCCAGCAGCAGGCCTCCGTCTCTCAGCTCCGGGCCTCTGACTCCACTCCAGCCATCTCTGTCACTCTGCCCCCAAATGCTCCCCGCCCGCCTCCGGCACAGGTGCCTGTGGAGGTGCTCAAA GTGCAGACCCACTTGGAAAACCCCACCAAGTATCACATCCAGCAGGCTCAGAGGCAGCAGGTGAAGCAGTACCTCTCCACCACTCTGGGCAACAACGCGGTCACTCAGACCATGGGTGTGTCCCCTGTGCCGCAGTCCAGCTCGGCCCCTGAAGCCGCCTCTCATACAGCCAGCAGTGCCCCCAACAGTCCTATGGCCCTGCTCAACATCAGCTCCAACAAGGAGGAA ATTGACGATGTGATCGACGACATCATTAGTCTTGAATCCAGTTTTAATGACGACATCATTTCGCTGATTGACTCAGGACTTCAGTTACCTAGCACG CTCCCAGGGAATCTGCTGGATGTTTACCACAGTCCTGGAATGGCAGCTCCCACTCTCACTGCCAGCAACTCCTGCCCCGCTGATCTTCCACAAATTAAAAGGGAAATTACTG ACGTCAAAGCGataatgaaagaaagacagaagaaagaCAACCACAACCTCA TCGAGAGGAGGCGGAGATTCAACATCAACGACCGTATAAAGGAGCTGGGCACGCTGATACCCAAGTCAAGTGACTC CGAAATGCGCTGGAATAAAGGCACCATCCTGAAAGCCTCCGTGGACTACATCAGGAAGTTGcagaaggagcagcagagagccaAGGATATCGATATGCGTCAGAAAAAGCTGGAGCTCGCGAACCACAGTCTAATATTACGCATCCag GAGCTGGAGATGCAGGCGCGGCTCCACGGCCTGAGCCACGACCCCtctcagctccagcagcagcagcagcagcagcagcagctcccacAGAGCGGCCAGTCGCTGCCTCCCAGCGGGGGAGGACACTCCTCCCAGAACCTCCTGGATCTGGGCGGCGTCGGACAGCCTCTCCCGACCTCCTTCCTGTCCCCGCCCTCCTCAGACTCTCCCGTGGGAGTCACCATCAGCAGCCCCCTGGACCTGGGCAGCCTGAGCTTTGCCGAGCTGGATGACGCCTCGGCCTCGGCGTTCTACCCCGACGTGAGCTTGGGAGACATTCTTATGGACGACGGGTGCACCCTGTCTCCGGATAGGGGGGGGGAGTCtttcttctcccctctgtcGCCCGGTGCCTCGAAAGCAAGCAGTCGCAGGAGCAGCCTGGAAATGGACGAGGACTTATGA
- the tfe3b gene encoding transcription factor E3b isoform X3, giving the protein MSSRVLLRQQLMREQAQEQERREAQQQASVSQLRASDSTPAISVTLPPNAPRPPPAQVPVEVLKVQTHLENPTKYHIQQAQRQQVKQYLSTTLGNNAVTQTMGVSPVPQSSSAPEAASHTASSAPNSPMALLNISSNKEEIDDVIDDIISLESSFNDDIISLIDSGLQLPSTLPGNLLDVYHSPGMAAPTLTASNSCPADLPQIKREITDADVKAIMKERQKKDNHNLIERRRRFNINDRIKELGTLIPKSSDSEMRWNKGTILKASVDYIRKLQKEQQRAKDIDMRQKKLELANHSLILRIQELEMQARLHGLSHDPSQLQQQQQQQQQLPQSGQSLPPSGGGHSSQNLLDLGGVGQPLPTSFLSPPSSDSPVGVTISSPLDLGSLSFAELDDASASAFYPDVSLGDILMDDGCTLSPDRGGESFFSPLSPGASKASSRRSSLEMDEDL; this is encoded by the exons ATGTCATCACGCGTGTTGCTTCGGCAGCAGTTGATGCGAGAACAAGCCCAGGAGCAGGAGAGACGTGAGGCCCAGCAGCAGGCCTCCGTCTCTCAGCTCCGGGCCTCTGACTCCACTCCAGCCATCTCTGTCACTCTGCCCCCAAATGCTCCCCGCCCGCCTCCGGCACAGGTGCCTGTGGAGGTGCTCAAA GTGCAGACCCACTTGGAAAACCCCACCAAGTATCACATCCAGCAGGCTCAGAGGCAGCAGGTGAAGCAGTACCTCTCCACCACTCTGGGCAACAACGCGGTCACTCAGACCATGGGTGTGTCCCCTGTGCCGCAGTCCAGCTCGGCCCCTGAAGCCGCCTCTCATACAGCCAGCAGTGCCCCCAACAGTCCTATGGCCCTGCTCAACATCAGCTCCAACAAGGAGGAA ATTGACGATGTGATCGACGACATCATTAGTCTTGAATCCAGTTTTAATGACGACATCATTTCGCTGATTGACTCAGGACTTCAGTTACCTAGCACG CTCCCAGGGAATCTGCTGGATGTTTACCACAGTCCTGGAATGGCAGCTCCCACTCTCACTGCCAGCAACTCCTGCCCCGCTGATCTTCCACAAATTAAAAGGGAAATTACTG ATGCAGACGTCAAAGCGataatgaaagaaagacagaagaaagaCAACCACAACCTCA TCGAGAGGAGGCGGAGATTCAACATCAACGACCGTATAAAGGAGCTGGGCACGCTGATACCCAAGTCAAGTGACTC CGAAATGCGCTGGAATAAAGGCACCATCCTGAAAGCCTCCGTGGACTACATCAGGAAGTTGcagaaggagcagcagagagccaAGGATATCGATATGCGTCAGAAAAAGCTGGAGCTCGCGAACCACAGTCTAATATTACGCATCCag GAGCTGGAGATGCAGGCGCGGCTCCACGGCCTGAGCCACGACCCCtctcagctccagcagcagcagcagcagcagcagcagctcccacAGAGCGGCCAGTCGCTGCCTCCCAGCGGGGGAGGACACTCCTCCCAGAACCTCCTGGATCTGGGCGGCGTCGGACAGCCTCTCCCGACCTCCTTCCTGTCCCCGCCCTCCTCAGACTCTCCCGTGGGAGTCACCATCAGCAGCCCCCTGGACCTGGGCAGCCTGAGCTTTGCCGAGCTGGATGACGCCTCGGCCTCGGCGTTCTACCCCGACGTGAGCTTGGGAGACATTCTTATGGACGACGGGTGCACCCTGTCTCCGGATAGGGGGGGGGAGTCtttcttctcccctctgtcGCCCGGTGCCTCGAAAGCAAGCAGTCGCAGGAGCAGCCTGGAAATGGACGAGGACTTATGA
- the tfe3b gene encoding transcription factor E3b isoform X2, which translates to MSSRVLLRQQLMREQAQEQERREAQQQASVSQLRASDSTPAISVTLPPNAPRPPPAQVPVEVLKVQTHLENPTKYHIQQAQRQQVKQYLSTTLGNNAVTQTMGVSPVPQSSSAPEAASHTASSAPNSPMALLNISSNKEEIDDVIDDIISLESSFNDDIISLIDSGLQLPSTLPGNLLDVYHSPGMAAPTLTASNSCPADLPQIKREITDVKAIMKERQKKDNHNLIERRRRFNINDRIKELGTLIPKSSDSYHNDVSEMRWNKGTILKASVDYIRKLQKEQQRAKDIDMRQKKLELANHSLILRIQELEMQARLHGLSHDPSQLQQQQQQQQQLPQSGQSLPPSGGGHSSQNLLDLGGVGQPLPTSFLSPPSSDSPVGVTISSPLDLGSLSFAELDDASASAFYPDVSLGDILMDDGCTLSPDRGGESFFSPLSPGASKASSRRSSLEMDEDL; encoded by the exons ATGTCATCACGCGTGTTGCTTCGGCAGCAGTTGATGCGAGAACAAGCCCAGGAGCAGGAGAGACGTGAGGCCCAGCAGCAGGCCTCCGTCTCTCAGCTCCGGGCCTCTGACTCCACTCCAGCCATCTCTGTCACTCTGCCCCCAAATGCTCCCCGCCCGCCTCCGGCACAGGTGCCTGTGGAGGTGCTCAAA GTGCAGACCCACTTGGAAAACCCCACCAAGTATCACATCCAGCAGGCTCAGAGGCAGCAGGTGAAGCAGTACCTCTCCACCACTCTGGGCAACAACGCGGTCACTCAGACCATGGGTGTGTCCCCTGTGCCGCAGTCCAGCTCGGCCCCTGAAGCCGCCTCTCATACAGCCAGCAGTGCCCCCAACAGTCCTATGGCCCTGCTCAACATCAGCTCCAACAAGGAGGAA ATTGACGATGTGATCGACGACATCATTAGTCTTGAATCCAGTTTTAATGACGACATCATTTCGCTGATTGACTCAGGACTTCAGTTACCTAGCACG CTCCCAGGGAATCTGCTGGATGTTTACCACAGTCCTGGAATGGCAGCTCCCACTCTCACTGCCAGCAACTCCTGCCCCGCTGATCTTCCACAAATTAAAAGGGAAATTACTG ACGTCAAAGCGataatgaaagaaagacagaagaaagaCAACCACAACCTCA TCGAGAGGAGGCGGAGATTCAACATCAACGACCGTATAAAGGAGCTGGGCACGCTGATACCCAAGTCAAGTGACTC ATATCACAATGACGTCAGCGAAATGCGCTGGAATAAAGGCACCATCCTGAAAGCCTCCGTGGACTACATCAGGAAGTTGcagaaggagcagcagagagccaAGGATATCGATATGCGTCAGAAAAAGCTGGAGCTCGCGAACCACAGTCTAATATTACGCATCCag GAGCTGGAGATGCAGGCGCGGCTCCACGGCCTGAGCCACGACCCCtctcagctccagcagcagcagcagcagcagcagcagctcccacAGAGCGGCCAGTCGCTGCCTCCCAGCGGGGGAGGACACTCCTCCCAGAACCTCCTGGATCTGGGCGGCGTCGGACAGCCTCTCCCGACCTCCTTCCTGTCCCCGCCCTCCTCAGACTCTCCCGTGGGAGTCACCATCAGCAGCCCCCTGGACCTGGGCAGCCTGAGCTTTGCCGAGCTGGATGACGCCTCGGCCTCGGCGTTCTACCCCGACGTGAGCTTGGGAGACATTCTTATGGACGACGGGTGCACCCTGTCTCCGGATAGGGGGGGGGAGTCtttcttctcccctctgtcGCCCGGTGCCTCGAAAGCAAGCAGTCGCAGGAGCAGCCTGGAAATGGACGAGGACTTATGA
- the tfe3b gene encoding transcription factor E3b isoform X1, with amino-acid sequence MSSRVLLRQQLMREQAQEQERREAQQQASVSQLRASDSTPAISVTLPPNAPRPPPAQVPVEVLKVQTHLENPTKYHIQQAQRQQVKQYLSTTLGNNAVTQTMGVSPVPQSSSAPEAASHTASSAPNSPMALLNISSNKEEIDDVIDDIISLESSFNDDIISLIDSGLQLPSTLPGNLLDVYHSPGMAAPTLTASNSCPADLPQIKREITDADVKAIMKERQKKDNHNLIERRRRFNINDRIKELGTLIPKSSDSYHNDVSEMRWNKGTILKASVDYIRKLQKEQQRAKDIDMRQKKLELANHSLILRIQELEMQARLHGLSHDPSQLQQQQQQQQQLPQSGQSLPPSGGGHSSQNLLDLGGVGQPLPTSFLSPPSSDSPVGVTISSPLDLGSLSFAELDDASASAFYPDVSLGDILMDDGCTLSPDRGGESFFSPLSPGASKASSRRSSLEMDEDL; translated from the exons ATGTCATCACGCGTGTTGCTTCGGCAGCAGTTGATGCGAGAACAAGCCCAGGAGCAGGAGAGACGTGAGGCCCAGCAGCAGGCCTCCGTCTCTCAGCTCCGGGCCTCTGACTCCACTCCAGCCATCTCTGTCACTCTGCCCCCAAATGCTCCCCGCCCGCCTCCGGCACAGGTGCCTGTGGAGGTGCTCAAA GTGCAGACCCACTTGGAAAACCCCACCAAGTATCACATCCAGCAGGCTCAGAGGCAGCAGGTGAAGCAGTACCTCTCCACCACTCTGGGCAACAACGCGGTCACTCAGACCATGGGTGTGTCCCCTGTGCCGCAGTCCAGCTCGGCCCCTGAAGCCGCCTCTCATACAGCCAGCAGTGCCCCCAACAGTCCTATGGCCCTGCTCAACATCAGCTCCAACAAGGAGGAA ATTGACGATGTGATCGACGACATCATTAGTCTTGAATCCAGTTTTAATGACGACATCATTTCGCTGATTGACTCAGGACTTCAGTTACCTAGCACG CTCCCAGGGAATCTGCTGGATGTTTACCACAGTCCTGGAATGGCAGCTCCCACTCTCACTGCCAGCAACTCCTGCCCCGCTGATCTTCCACAAATTAAAAGGGAAATTACTG ATGCAGACGTCAAAGCGataatgaaagaaagacagaagaaagaCAACCACAACCTCA TCGAGAGGAGGCGGAGATTCAACATCAACGACCGTATAAAGGAGCTGGGCACGCTGATACCCAAGTCAAGTGACTC ATATCACAATGACGTCAGCGAAATGCGCTGGAATAAAGGCACCATCCTGAAAGCCTCCGTGGACTACATCAGGAAGTTGcagaaggagcagcagagagccaAGGATATCGATATGCGTCAGAAAAAGCTGGAGCTCGCGAACCACAGTCTAATATTACGCATCCag GAGCTGGAGATGCAGGCGCGGCTCCACGGCCTGAGCCACGACCCCtctcagctccagcagcagcagcagcagcagcagcagctcccacAGAGCGGCCAGTCGCTGCCTCCCAGCGGGGGAGGACACTCCTCCCAGAACCTCCTGGATCTGGGCGGCGTCGGACAGCCTCTCCCGACCTCCTTCCTGTCCCCGCCCTCCTCAGACTCTCCCGTGGGAGTCACCATCAGCAGCCCCCTGGACCTGGGCAGCCTGAGCTTTGCCGAGCTGGATGACGCCTCGGCCTCGGCGTTCTACCCCGACGTGAGCTTGGGAGACATTCTTATGGACGACGGGTGCACCCTGTCTCCGGATAGGGGGGGGGAGTCtttcttctcccctctgtcGCCCGGTGCCTCGAAAGCAAGCAGTCGCAGGAGCAGCCTGGAAATGGACGAGGACTTATGA
- the si:dkey-245f22.3 gene encoding myoD family inhibitor domain-containing protein 2 — MNVFPTVIDTHLHKNPKGGEMVDVFTCSSVEQPQPPRALLSSPREACTVHEMSQTFTSISRSQDSLKTTTTVHTEPDTDDICAAILLSCLFCHPLDCFLAVMRGCNGCIWSLCSVLCGCEPSSLQPLLDVTRSCDLCGCLGVRCFLCDCPAYDICLQATECLDLAMEISQMLYH; from the exons ATGAATGTTTTCCCAACAGTAATAG ATACCCACTTGCATAAAAACCCAAAAGGTGGAGAGATGGTAGATGTCTTCACCTGCAGCTCTGTGGAGCAGCCACAGCCTCCGAGAGCCCTGCTGTCCTCCCCCAGGGAGGCCTGCACTGTGCATGAAATGAGTCAGACATTCACGTCCATCAGCCGGAGTCAAGACAGCCTCAAAACCACAACCACAGTCCACACTGAGCCCGATACTGACG ATATTTGTGCTGCAATCCTTCTGTCCTGCCTCTTCTGTCACCCGCTGGACTGTTTCCTGGCCGTGATGAGAGGCTGCAACGGGTGCATTTGGTCGCTGTGCTCCGTCCTGTGCGGCTGCGAGCCCAGCAGCCTGCAGCCTCTCCTGGACGTCACCCGGAGCTGCGACCTCTGCGGGTGTCTGGGTGTTCGCTGCTTCCTGTGCGACTGTCCAGCCTACGACATCTGCCTCCAGGCCACCGAGTGCCTGGACCTCGCCATGGAGATCTCCCAAATGCTTTACCACTAA
- the cxxc1b gene encoding CXXC-type zinc finger protein 1b: protein MDSEMSDLDHAPGPENSSMDGENAPLYCICRKPDINCFMIGCDNCNEWFHGHCINITEKMAKAIREWYCMRCKGKNPSLEIKYRTKKNKEKEVEYDRGSDRQYSTPSTPDYKSERRRGSKVKRSVRMCGECEPCRRTEDCAACDFCKDMKKFGGPNKIRQKCRFRQCEVRARKMLRVKDEEMSLQERRENRRRRYSNDYDSEEELYQKYKAMGKKNNNHNMAWNSDEDDEAPFSPVMRKKAVKVKHVKRREKKFDKKKESRRHKQKQKHKDKTRSSEKGELRDSTGQRQCLGPSCVQPTRVNSKYCSEDCGMKLAANRIYEILPQRIQQWQQSPCIAEEHGKKQLERIRRDQQNARQRLTEMERRFHELEGIITKAKHQAVQQDEESNENDSEDTDLQIFCVSCSHPINPKVALRHMERCYAKYESQTSFGSMYPTKIEGATRLFCDVYNPQSKTYCKRLQVLCPEHSRDPKIPLDEVCGCPLVKNVFELTGDYCRVAKRKCNKHYNWEKLRRAEVDLERVRVWYKLDELFEQERNVRTAMTNRAGLLALMLHQTIQHDPVTTDLRSNKDR, encoded by the exons ATG GACAGTGAAATGTCTGACCTTGACCATGCACCAGGGCCTGAGAACAGCAGTATGGACGGGGAGAACGCACCACTGTACTGTATCTGCCGAAAACCGGACATCAACTGCTTCATGAT TGGCTGTGATAACTGTAACGAGTGGTTCCATGGCCACTGCATTAACATCACTGAGAAGATGGCGAAGGCAATCAGGGAATGGTATTGCATGAGATGCAAAG GTAAAAACCCATCACTGGAAATAAAGtacagaacaaagaaaaacaaagagaaggagGTTGAGTATGACAGAGGATCCGACAGACAGTACAGCACCCCGAGTACTCCCGACTATAAGAGTGAAAGGCGGCGTGGATCCAAA GTGAAGCGTTCTGTTCGTATGTGTGGGGAGTGTGAGCCCTGCAGGAGGACGGAGGACTGCGCCGCGTGTGACTTTTGTAAGGACATGAAGAAGTTTGGAGGCCCCAACAAAATCAGGCAGAAGTGCAGGTTCAGGCAGTGTGAGGTCCGAGCCAGG AAAATGCTGCGTGTGAAGGACGAGGAGATGTCTTTgcaagaaagaagagaaaacagacGGAGGCGATATTCCAATGACTACGACAGCGAGGAGGAACTCTACCAGAAGTACAAGgcaatggggaaaaaaaacaacaaccacaacatg GCATGGAacagtgatgaagatgatgaggcGCCGTTCAGTCCTGTCATGCGTAAGAAAGCTGTGAAGGTGAAGCACgtcaagagaagagagaagaagttTGACAAGAAA AAGGAGTCACGGCGGCACAAACAGAAGCAGaagcacaaagacaaaaccaGATCCAGTGAGAAAGGCGAGCTCCGGGACAGCACGGGGCAGCGTCAGTGTCTCGGGCCGAGCTGTGTGCAGCCAACAAGAGTCAACTCCAAATACTGCTCCGAGGACTGCGGCATGAAGCTAGCCGCCAA CCGGATCTATGAGATCCTCCCTCAGCGCATCCAGCAGTGGCAGCAGAGTCCCTGCATCGCCGAGGAGCACGGCAAGAAGCAGCTGGAGCGAATCCGCCGGGATCAGCAGAACGCCCGGCAACGCCTCACAGAGATGGAGCGACGCTTCCACGAACTGGAAGGCATCATCACCAAGGCCAAGCACCAGGCGGTCCAGCAGGacgaggag AGTAATGAAAACGACAGCGAGGACACAGACCTGCAGATCTTCTGCGTGTCTTGTAGTCATCCCATCAATCCAAAAGTGGCCCTGAGACACATGGAGAGATGTTACGCAAAA TATGAAAGTCAGACTTCCTTCGGTTCCATGTACCCTACAAAGATAGAAGG AGCAACGAGACTCTTCTGTGACGTGTACAACCCCCAAAGCAAAACGTATTGTAAGAGACTTCAGGTTCTGTGTCCGGAACATTCCAGAGATCCTAAG atccCATTGGATGAGGTGTGTGGGTGTCCTCTGGTGAAGAATGTGTTTGAGCTGACCGGAGATTACTGCAGGGTCGCCAAAAGGAAATGCAACAAACATTACAACTGGGAGAAGCTCAGGAGAGCGGAGGTGGACCTGGAGCGAGTCAGAGTG TGGTACAAGTTGGACGAGCTCTTTGAACAGGAGCGTAACGTCAGAACAGCGATGACCAACAGAGCCGGTTTGCTCGCTCTGATGCTGCACCAAACTATTCAGCATGACCCCGTGACCACTGATCTCCGTAGTAACAAGGATAGGTAG